A genomic region of Melanotaenia boesemani isolate fMelBoe1 chromosome 21, fMelBoe1.pri, whole genome shotgun sequence contains the following coding sequences:
- the tmem184ba gene encoding transmembrane protein 184ba isoform X1, with protein MLRQWRRDVPLSERLGENSPLVGAPGPPPTTVPMGPNISWLSEAPLLGPDQPIFLMTPAAQAVSGFFVWTALILTCHQIYMHLRFYSSPREQRHIVRILFIVPIYAFDSWLSLLFFTNDQYYVYFDTVRDCYEAFVIYNFLSLCYEYLGGESAIMAEIRGKPIESSCMYGTCCLRGKAYSIGFLRFCKQATLQFCVVKPLMAVITVILQAYGKYKDGDFNVASGYLYVTIIYNISVSLSLYALFLFYFATRELLSPYSPMLKFFMVKSVIFLSFWQGMLLAILEKCGAIPQINSLELSLGEGTVAAGYQNFIICIEMFFAALALRHAFTYKVYMDKSLDARGPVLTYGEFGRCAPMKSISSSLKETMNPGDMVQDAIHNFSPAYQQYTQQSTLEQGAPPPVSRTHSTVGARGDTEKTLLLSSDDEF; from the exons ATGTTAAGGCAGTGGAGGCGAGACGTGCCGCTCTCAGAGAGGCTGGGAGAAAACTCTCCTCTTGTCGGGGCTCCTGGCCCCCCACCCACCACAGTCCCAATGGGGCCCAACATATCATGGCTTTCTGAAGCCCCGCTGCTGGGCCCGGACCAGCCAATCTTTCTGATGACTCCAGCAGCGCAGGCAGTATCTGGCTTCTTCGTCTGGACTGCGCTCATCCTCACCTGTCACCAG ATCTACATGCACTTACGTTTCTATAGCTCGCCTAGAGAGCAGCGCCACATCGTGCGGATACTCTTCATCGTTCCCATCTACGCCTTTGATTCCTGGCTCagcctcctcttcttcaccAATGATCAGTACTACGTGTACTTTGATACTGTCAGGGACTGCTACGAGG CATTTGTGATTTACAACTTCCTGAGTCTGTGCTATGAATATCTGGGAGGAGAGAGCGCCATCATGGCAGAGATCCGTGGGAAACCCATAGA GTCCAGCTGTATGTATGGTACCTGCTGTCTGAGAGGAAAAGCCTACTCTATAGGCTTCCTGCGATTTTGTAAGCAGGCCACGCTGCAGTTCTGTGTGGTCAAACCACTCATGGCTGTCATCACCGTTATCCTGCAAGCTTATGGCAAATACAAGGATGGAGACTTCAA TGTTGCCAGTGGATACCTGTACGTGACCATCATCTACAACATCTCGGTCAGCTTGTCTCTCTACGCCCTCTTCCTCTTCTACTTCGCCACCAGGGAGCTGCTCAGCCCTTATAGCCCTATGCTCAAGTTCTTCATGGTCAAGTCCgtcatttttctctccttctggCAGG GCATGCTGCTAGCCATACTGGAGAAGTGCGGGGCCATTCCTCAGATTAACTCTTTGGAGTTGTCGCTCGGCGAGGGAACGGTCGCCGCCGGTTACCAGAACTTTATCATTTGCATCGAGATGTTTTTTGCAGCGCTGGCCCTGCGACATGCTTTCACATATAAAGTCTACATGGACAAAAGTCTTGATGCACGAG GACCTGTTCTTACATATGGAGAGTTTG GCCGCTGCGCCCCGATGAAGAGCATCTCCAGTAGCCTAAAGGAAACGATGAACCCGGGTGACATGGTCCAGGATGCCATCCACAACTTTTCCCCAGCTTACCAGCAGTACACCCAGCAATCCACGTTGGAGCAGGGGGCGCCGCCGCCTGTCTCCCGCACCCACAGCACCGTTGGCGCCCGCGGTGACACGGAGAAAACCCTCCTGCTCAGCTCAGACGATGAATTCTAG
- the csnk1e gene encoding casein kinase I yields the protein MELRVGNKYRLGRKIGSGSFGDIYLGSNIATGEEVAIKLECVKTKHPQLHIESKFYKMMQGGVGIPSIKWCGAEGDYNVMVMELLGPSLEDLFNFCSRKFSLKTVLLLADQMISRIEYIHSKNFIHRDVKPDNFLMGLGKKGNLVYIIDFGLAKKYRDARTHQHIPYRENKNLTGTARYASINTHLGIEQSRRDDLESLGYVLMYFNLGSLPWQGLKAATKRQKYERISEKKMSTPIEMLCKGYPSEFSTYLNLCRSLRFDDKPDYSYLRQLFRNLFHRQGFSYDYVFDWNMLKFGASRAAEDGDRERKEGKEGEERAGGGQRGAGSRALPSGPNPSAANRVRNEADPAPSNPATRGVQQSGNRSPQAGRAERAERERKVAMRLHRGAPANVSSSDLTARLDQSRITASQVSVPFEHLAK from the exons ATGGAGCTGCGCGTGGGGAACAAATACCGCCTCGGCAGGAAGATAGGGAGTGGATCCTTTGGAGATATCTATCTTG GTTCAAACATTGCTACAGGAGAGGAAGTAGCCATCAAGCTGGAATGCGTGAAGACCAAACACCCACAGCTCCATATCGAGAGCAAATTCTACAAAATGATGCAGGGTGGAG TTGGAATCCCCTCAATTAAGTGGTGTGGGGCGGAGGGTGACTACAACGTTATGGTGATGGAGCTTCTGGGTCCCAGTCTGGAGGATCTGTTCAACTTCTGCTCCCGCAAGTTCAGTCTGAAAACAGTCCTGCTGCTAGCTGACCAGATG ATCAGTAGGATTGAATACATCCACTCTAAGAACTTCATCCACAGAGACGTGAAGCCTGATAACTTCCTGATGGGGCTTGGGAAGAAGGGCAACCTGGTCTACATCATCGACTTTGGTCTGGCCAAGAAATACCGTGACGCCCGCACACACCAGCACATCCCCTACCGTGAGAATAAGAATCTAACCGGTACGGCCCGCTATGCCTCCATCAACACCCATCTGGGCATCG AGCAGTCAAGACGAGATGACTTGGAGTCTTTGGGCTATGTTCTCATGTACTTCAACCTGGGTTCTCTGCCCTGGCAGGGCCTCAAAGCTGCCACCAAGAGGCAGAAGTATGAACGCATCAGTGAGAAGAAAATGTCCACCCCCATTGAGATGCTCTGCAAAGGATACCCTT CCGAATTCTCGACCTACCTGAACTTGTGTCGCTCGCTGCGGTTTGACGACAAGCCAGACTACTCCTACCTGAGGCAGCTTTTCAGGAACCTTTTCCACAGACAGGGCTTCTCCTACGACTATGTCTTTGACTGGAACATGTTGAAGTTT GGAGCCAGCAGGGCAGCAGAAGATGGGGATAGGGAGAGGAAAGAGGGGAAAGAAGGGGAGGAACGAGCAGGAGGAGGCCAGAGGGGAGCTGGAAGCCGAGCTTTGCCATCCGGTCCCAACCCTTCTGCAGCCAACAGAGTGAGGAATGAGGCAGATCCTGCTCCTTCCAACCCGGCCACGCGTGGGGTCCAGCAGTCAG gtaaCCGATCACCTCAGGCAGGGAGAGCAGAACGAGCCGAGCGAGAGAGAAAGGTGGCCATGAGGCTTCACCGTGGGGCCCCTGCTAATGTCTCATCCTCTGACCTCACCGCACGCCTTGACCAATCCCGCATCACTGCGTCACAG GTCAGTGTGCCGTTTGAGCATCTGGCAAAGTGA
- the tmem184ba gene encoding transmembrane protein 184ba isoform X2 — translation MLRQWRRDVPLSERLGENSPLVGAPGPPPTTVPMGPNISWLSEAPLLGPDQPIFLMTPAAQAVSGFFVWTALILTCHQIYMHLRFYSSPREQRHIVRILFIVPIYAFDSWLSLLFFTNDQYYVYFDTVRDCYEAFVIYNFLSLCYEYLGGESAIMAEIRGKPIESSCMYGTCCLRGKAYSIGFLRFCKQATLQFCVVKPLMAVITVILQAYGKYKDGDFNVASGYLYVTIIYNISVSLSLYALFLFYFATRELLSPYSPMLKFFMVKSVIFLSFWQGMLLAILEKCGAIPQINSLELSLGEGTVAAGYQNFIICIEMFFAALALRHAFTYKVYMDKSLDARGRCAPMKSISSSLKETMNPGDMVQDAIHNFSPAYQQYTQQSTLEQGAPPPVSRTHSTVGARGDTEKTLLLSSDDEF, via the exons ATGTTAAGGCAGTGGAGGCGAGACGTGCCGCTCTCAGAGAGGCTGGGAGAAAACTCTCCTCTTGTCGGGGCTCCTGGCCCCCCACCCACCACAGTCCCAATGGGGCCCAACATATCATGGCTTTCTGAAGCCCCGCTGCTGGGCCCGGACCAGCCAATCTTTCTGATGACTCCAGCAGCGCAGGCAGTATCTGGCTTCTTCGTCTGGACTGCGCTCATCCTCACCTGTCACCAG ATCTACATGCACTTACGTTTCTATAGCTCGCCTAGAGAGCAGCGCCACATCGTGCGGATACTCTTCATCGTTCCCATCTACGCCTTTGATTCCTGGCTCagcctcctcttcttcaccAATGATCAGTACTACGTGTACTTTGATACTGTCAGGGACTGCTACGAGG CATTTGTGATTTACAACTTCCTGAGTCTGTGCTATGAATATCTGGGAGGAGAGAGCGCCATCATGGCAGAGATCCGTGGGAAACCCATAGA GTCCAGCTGTATGTATGGTACCTGCTGTCTGAGAGGAAAAGCCTACTCTATAGGCTTCCTGCGATTTTGTAAGCAGGCCACGCTGCAGTTCTGTGTGGTCAAACCACTCATGGCTGTCATCACCGTTATCCTGCAAGCTTATGGCAAATACAAGGATGGAGACTTCAA TGTTGCCAGTGGATACCTGTACGTGACCATCATCTACAACATCTCGGTCAGCTTGTCTCTCTACGCCCTCTTCCTCTTCTACTTCGCCACCAGGGAGCTGCTCAGCCCTTATAGCCCTATGCTCAAGTTCTTCATGGTCAAGTCCgtcatttttctctccttctggCAGG GCATGCTGCTAGCCATACTGGAGAAGTGCGGGGCCATTCCTCAGATTAACTCTTTGGAGTTGTCGCTCGGCGAGGGAACGGTCGCCGCCGGTTACCAGAACTTTATCATTTGCATCGAGATGTTTTTTGCAGCGCTGGCCCTGCGACATGCTTTCACATATAAAGTCTACATGGACAAAAGTCTTGATGCACGAG GCCGCTGCGCCCCGATGAAGAGCATCTCCAGTAGCCTAAAGGAAACGATGAACCCGGGTGACATGGTCCAGGATGCCATCCACAACTTTTCCCCAGCTTACCAGCAGTACACCCAGCAATCCACGTTGGAGCAGGGGGCGCCGCCGCCTGTCTCCCGCACCCACAGCACCGTTGGCGCCCGCGGTGACACGGAGAAAACCCTCCTGCTCAGCTCAGACGATGAATTCTAG